Proteins encoded within one genomic window of Prauserella marina:
- a CDS encoding GntR family transcriptional regulator — protein sequence MDASTEVPMEHGADRVIDGPTPKHTQLREILRRLAERELAPGAPIPSERELARRYAVSRLTVRTAIGKLVDEGLLSRVRGRGTFTAARRMELQLSLMSFTTEMRRRGLRPSTEILSTATEVPSAETATALRLGDREVASKLSRLRLADGVPLAVERGWYRSAAVPGLFDLDLTQSLYDQLARNYDIRFDTAWQTVWAEAAGRETARLLGIKTGSPLLVFRRISSVRGEPVEDMTSWYRGEHYQVTMQLDRNSPESGPLPNHGGRP from the coding sequence CGGAGGTGCCGATGGAGCACGGTGCCGACCGCGTCATCGACGGCCCAACCCCGAAACACACGCAATTGCGCGAGATATTGCGCCGGTTGGCCGAACGCGAACTGGCTCCCGGCGCACCCATTCCCTCGGAAAGGGAACTCGCGCGGCGGTACGCCGTCTCGCGGCTCACGGTCCGCACCGCCATTGGAAAACTCGTCGACGAAGGTCTGTTGTCGAGGGTGCGGGGACGGGGTACCTTCACCGCGGCCAGGCGGATGGAGCTACAGCTGTCCCTCATGTCGTTCACCACGGAGATGCGACGGCGCGGCCTGCGGCCGAGTACCGAGATCCTTTCCACCGCAACGGAAGTACCGTCGGCCGAGACGGCGACCGCGCTACGGCTCGGCGACCGCGAGGTCGCCTCGAAACTCAGCAGGCTCCGCCTCGCCGACGGTGTTCCGCTTGCCGTCGAACGCGGCTGGTACCGCAGTGCCGCCGTGCCCGGCCTGTTCGACCTCGACCTGACGCAGTCGCTCTACGACCAACTGGCCAGGAATTACGACATCCGGTTCGACACTGCCTGGCAGACGGTGTGGGCGGAGGCCGCCGGCAGGGAAACCGCGCGGCTGCTCGGCATCAAGACCGGCAGCCCGCTTCTCGTCTTCCGCAGGATCTCCAGCGTGCGCGGAGAACCCGTCGAGGACATGACGTCCTGGTACCGGGGAGAGCACTACCAGGTGACCATGCAACTGGACCGGAACTCCCCGGAATCCGGCCCGCTGCCAAACCATGGAGGACGGCCATGA